A DNA window from Terriglobia bacterium contains the following coding sequences:
- a CDS encoding ABC transporter ATP-binding protein has product MSAVLQYENITKQYGRFMRAAVVALDDFSLSIERGEIFGFLGPNGAGKTTAIHLAVGFMRATRGSGTLLGNRFGHAPTRRRVGFLAENVALYHRPAAKLLRFYGGLNGLRDPRLARAVRDVLETLELADLAQRNIGKLSRGMLQRVGLAQALVNDPELLILDEPTSALDPLGRLAVRELLLRARNAGKTVFLSSHMLSEIELICDRVGILHRGQMARVGRTSELLESSEQCEVVARGVPASSFLQAAAENGLVRFTVACSEQRETIERVWSLGGEVVRVNPVKRSLEDIFVELTGKELAINGQS; this is encoded by the coding sequence ATGTCCGCGGTTCTCCAATACGAAAACATCACCAAGCAGTACGGCAGATTCATGCGTGCGGCGGTCGTCGCGTTAGACGACTTCTCGCTGAGCATCGAGCGTGGCGAAATCTTCGGCTTTCTCGGGCCTAACGGAGCTGGGAAGACCACGGCTATTCACCTGGCGGTGGGATTCATGCGCGCGACGCGGGGCTCAGGCACCCTGCTGGGCAATCGGTTCGGACACGCTCCTACGCGGCGGCGCGTCGGATTCCTGGCAGAAAACGTGGCGTTGTATCACCGTCCGGCGGCGAAGCTGCTGCGCTTCTATGGGGGGCTGAACGGGCTGCGCGATCCGCGGCTGGCGCGCGCCGTGCGCGACGTGCTGGAAACCCTGGAGCTCGCCGACCTCGCCCAGCGAAACATCGGCAAGCTCTCGCGCGGCATGCTGCAGCGCGTCGGGCTGGCGCAGGCCCTGGTGAACGATCCCGAGCTGCTGATCCTCGACGAGCCCACGTCGGCACTGGATCCGCTCGGCCGCCTCGCCGTGCGCGAGCTCTTGCTGCGTGCGCGCAACGCCGGCAAGACCGTCTTTCTCAGCTCGCATATGCTGTCAGAAATCGAGTTGATTTGCGACCGCGTCGGCATTCTGCACCGTGGGCAGATGGCGCGCGTCGGGCGCACCAGCGAGCTGCTGGAATCGAGTGAGCAGTGCGAGGTGGTAGCGCGCGGTGTGCCCGCCTCGTCGTTCCTGCAGGCGGCCGCGGAAAATGGGCTGGTGCGTTTCACCGTGGCTTGTTCGGAGCAGCGGGAAACGATTGAGCGCGTGTGGTCGCTGGGCGGGGAAGTCGTGCGCGTGAACCCGGTGAAGCGGTCGCTGGAGGATATTTTCGTGGAGCTGACGGGGAAGGAGTTGGCGATCAACGGGCAGTCGTAG
- a CDS encoding ATPase, whose translation MRKTMSFVFLMLAVMCFAVPVLAQGEHAAAGTNWVAITSGFAMAIASAVCGLGQAKATAASAEALARNPAARPGIQLALILGLALIESLALYTLVIIFAKVK comes from the coding sequence ATGCGTAAAACGATGAGCTTCGTATTCCTGATGCTGGCAGTGATGTGCTTCGCCGTGCCGGTCCTGGCGCAGGGCGAACACGCCGCGGCGGGCACCAACTGGGTGGCGATTACCTCCGGTTTTGCCATGGCGATCGCTTCCGCCGTCTGCGGGCTCGGCCAGGCGAAGGCCACTGCAGCCTCCGCCGAGGCGCTGGCCCGCAACCCTGCCGCGCGTCCGGGCATTCAGCTTGCGCTGATTCTGGGCCTGGCGCTGATCGAGTCGCTGGCGCTGTACACGCTGGTGATCATCTTTGCGAAGGTGAAGTAA